One region of Athene noctua chromosome 18, bAthNoc1.hap1.1, whole genome shotgun sequence genomic DNA includes:
- the LOC141967712 gene encoding cytochrome P450 2C5-like — protein sequence MNAGLAGVLVTLLLLLSILWFLVWRTNKKRSCLPPGPAPRPILGNLWQKDVLPLYKTYEKLSSTYGPIFTVWQGQKPVVVLCGYEVVKDALLGHYEEFGGRPEIPLLLSLSKDYGFISNDEKKWRELRRFTVSTLRDFGMGKSSMSQRVQQEAQHLVKLLSELKGNVFEPMTMFRRAAANVICSVVFGTHYSYSDMVFLELLNMIGNYISFFLSPVAMVYNTFPNIIHHLPGPHKKLLASCEKLKDYIRERVKHHKLTLDPSCPRDYIDCFLLKAEKEKNSPENMYSKEDLVMSVFDIFGAGTITTSNSLVFFLLVLTKYPHIQAKVQEEIDEVVGTSRAPSTEDKLRMPYTNAVIHELQRFHKSRTENFPRMTTQDVVFRGYTIPKGTTVIPVLSSVHMDPTQWENPKEFDPGHFLDENGKFRKRDAFLAFSAGKRMCPGEALARIEIFLLLTTLLQSFTFQLAGEYKETNLFSLWLEIERRAIPAKFFAIQRLVSS from the exons ATGAATGCTGGACTGGCTGGGGTGCTtgtcaccctcctcctcctcctctccatcctgTGGTTCCTGGTCTGGAGAACTAATAAGAAGAGAAGCTGCCTGCCTCCTGGACCGGCCCCGAGGCCCattctgggcaacctgtggcaAAAGGACGTCCTGCCGCTCTACAAGACCTATGAGAAG CTCAGCAGCACCTATGGCCCCATCTTCACCGTCTGGCAGGGGCAGAAGCCGGTGGTGGTGCTCTGTGGGTACGAGGTGGTGAAGGATGCTCTGCTGGGCCACTATGAGGAGTTTGGAGGAAGACCTGAAATACCTCTTCTGCTGAGTCTGTCGAAAGACTATG GTTTTATCTCCAACGATGAGAAGAAGTGGCGGGAACTGCGGAGGTTCACGGTCAGCACCTTGCGGGACTTTGGGATGGGGAAGAGCTCCATGTCGCAGCGGGTACAGCAAGAGGCCCAGCACCTAGTGAAATTGCTGTCAGAACTCAAAG GAAATGTGTTTGAGCCGATGACAATGTTCAGACGTGCAGCTGCCAATGTGATCTGCTCTGTTGTCTTCGGGACCCATTACAGCTACAGTGACATGGTCTTTCTGGAGCTACTGAACATGATCGGGAATTACATCAGCTTCTTCCTCTCTCCCGTTGCCATG GTCTACAACACCTTCCCCAACATCATACATCACCTCCCAGGGCCACACAAGAAACTCCTGGCCAGCTGTGAGAAGCTGAAAGACTACATCCGTGAAAGAGTCAAGCATCACAAGCTGACACTGGATCCCAGCTGCCCCCGGGACTACATCGACTGTTTCCTTTTGAAAGCAGAGAAG GAGAAAAACAGCCCAGAGAACATGTACAGCAAGGAGGACTTGGTCATGTCAGTATTTGATATCTTTGGTGCTGGGACAATAACTACTAGCAACTCCCTGGTCTTCTTCCTCTTGGTTCTGACAAAATACCCCCATATTCAAG ccaAGGTCCAAGAGGAGATCGATGAGGTGGTGGGCACCAGCCGTGCTCCCAGCACAGAGGACAAGCTGAGGATGCCGTACACCAACGCGGTGATCCACGAGCTGCAGCGCTTCCACAAAAGCCGCACTGAGAACTTCCCACGGATGACGACTCAGGATGTTGTGTTCAGGGGCTACACCATCCCCAAG GGCACAACTGTTATTCCAGTACTTTCTTCCGTGCACATGGATCCAACCCAGTGGGAGAACCCCAAAGAATTCGACCCAGGCCACTTCTTGGATGAGAACGGCAAGTTCAGGAAGCGCGACGCCTTCCTGGCTTTCTCGGCAG GGAAGCGGATGTGCCCAGGGGAGGCGCTGGCCCGCATCGAGATCTTCCTTCTCCTCACCACGCTGCTGCAGAGCTTCACCTTCCAGCTCGCTGGCGAGTACAAGGAGACAAATTTGTTCTCCCTATGGCTTGAGATAGAGAGGAGGGCGATACCGGCCAAGTTCTTCGCTATTCAGCGCCTGGTGTCTTCTTAA